A segment of the Denticeps clupeoides chromosome 2, fDenClu1.1, whole genome shotgun sequence genome:
cttctgtccactttctgccatgacaagtgcaatttcccacttgtgggactaataaaggtttatcttatctttttgttaagtacataactccacatgtgttcattcatagttttgatgcctttagtgagaatctacctgagcaagacacttaaccctaagttgctccaggggggggactgtccctgtaactactgattgtaagtcgcccctggataagggcgtctgataaatgctgtaaatgtaaatgtactgtacgTTTTTTCCTTCAACCCACATTAAAAACAGGACATTGCTCCGCTCTGACGTAGGGGGCGCTGCGCGTCTTTTGTCCGGGTCTTCGCCGCACTTCAGACCACAGAAGAAGAGGTCGCGCGGTACCCGGATGTCGCCTATATATGGGCGTGAGCGGGCCGCACAGCCTTCTTTTCGAGTCCGGCCGCAACGACGCAGCCCAACGTTTCCTGGCTCACCGCTGTTCGCCCCGACGGACAAACGAATAAGTCGGTCAGGAAAGTGCAGAGATGGTGAGCGAACCCTGCCGTTGACCGTTTCGCGTAGTTGGCGGGACGTGTCGCCCGAAGCCAGGCCCACGGTTCGGACCCGCGTCGCCCCCAAAGCGAGCCTTTCATTTCCAATTCGCTCGCTTGGCACGTGAATGTAGTAGTGACCGCGCCCGCTCTTCCCTCCGCAGGCGTTTAAAGACTCCGGCAAGGCTCCCGTGGAGGCTGAGGTGGCCATCCACCGTATCAGGATCACCCTGACCAGCCGCAACGTCAAGTCGCTGGAGAAGGGTGAGCAAAAGGCTTCCTGTTCATTATTTTCATCCCTAGGGTCACTTTTACCTTGTAGTTATACGGCCGGCCGTGAGGAGAACACCTTTCTGGAATGAACTGCGGATGAATTATTCCATACGCTATTCTGAGCCGCCGAATTGTTTTAAGGACTGAGCTTGTTTTAATGTTAGCCAGGCTCTTACACGCTGTTCGTTCTCCCCCGACCAGTCTGTGCAGATCTGATCCGTGGTGCCAAGGAGAAGAGCCTGAAGGTGAAGGGTCCCGTGCGTATGCCAACCAAGGTAACATGGCACTGAACCAGGCTGTACAGATCAGCTCCCTccctttaaaggtcccctgacattttttttttttcttttatatcggTGGTGTTGGTCCACTTATACTGTATCTGACATCTCTTTCCAAAAATCAACCTTAGTgctgaattacagccactttgatccagtcccacaatgagatttcccaggactcattttttcatctgttttatttaaatgctaatgaggaggagagaggcgggaacAGGAGGAGGGAGTCATAAggaggaaatgacgtcatcaacactattcactaacaacaatgtttggctttattccagaaaaacatgaacatgttttaggggaggggcaggaaattctctgggtggagaAAGCAGGAGAATCCCCTTATGTCATAAGGgtacaaattccagatccgactgtctgagctgccgctctgaacggtgaagcagaataaccaaaactctctttacacctatcgccatttctagccacttcagGCCATAGACCGGCTAGggaaacttgtattaatgtttaaattatttcaCAAGTGACATTTTTGTAATAGGGGACATTTAGTAGTGATCACTGTTTTTGTCTCTaaatttaattttgtaaatCTTACTCTTCTTGATCTCAGACCCTGCGTATTACCACCCGTAAGACTCCTTGTGGAGAGGGTTCCAAGACGTGGGACCGGTTCCAGATGCGCATCCACAAGCGCCTGATCGACCTGCACAGCCCTTCTGAGATCGTCAAGCAGATTACCAGCATCAGCATAGAGCCTGGTGTTGAGGTGGAGGTCACCATTGCCGATGCGTAATGTGCGATTATCAGTCACCAATtcaataaatagaaaaaataaccCAAGgctctttgtgtgttttatttatttttaaaaccataattACTCTTCTCCTATTTTGTGACCTTGTAAATCTGTGAAATATTAGTTGTACTTGAAGGGAAATGATTGGGGAccgcaccttggtggttcgggatctgaataaataaatactcatCTCACTGAGGATCTTAAGACTCCGGTGTGGCTGGTTGAACAACCACCATCTTACACCCCCACACCAGAATAAAGCTTGTGGCAGTGGAGGCCTTGGAAATATGGAATTGGACCCGCAATTTAGACGGTTGCCCTTTCGAATTGCGTccccaatcacttcacttttaattccAACTTTTTAGGGTTGTCAAGTTTACTTTTAAAGTTTTAGCTTTTGGTTAATCTTGAGTTTTTGTGATTTGCGCATTTCGGAGAACGTCATGAAAATATACCTCAGAGTAGCTGAAAAGTTACAGAATTTCTTCTGTAAAAGTGTGTAAGAACCCATCAAGTTGAAATATGAAAGCAGTCACCATGCAAAATTAAAACTCCACACCTGTGGTATGTCTGAAATAATGTAGTAATGTGCTGTACAATGAAATTGGATGCAAGGTGTATAAAACTTGCATCATGAAAGCTGTTCAGAGTCCATTGTTACGTCGCTGGAAGTTCGGATTGGACAGTGCCTCTGGTCGGTCCACAGGTGTCTTAATGAGCTCGTTAGACGAAGACCGGTGGTTGGTCAGCATGATTGATGCTGAGTCTGTGTTGGTAGACCCATTATTAGACTTAATGAGAATAGTTAATAAAGTTGGTGCAAAGGGCTGGGGCTTTTTGCTAGGTTTTTGCTGAACGTCTGGAGTCCGGGGTCTGGGTGAGAAGTTCTGTCTCCAGAAGGTCGTTTCATCAGTGGAGAGCTCTGTGCATGTGCTCAGTTGGTGAGTTTGTTAGCCAGTCGTTTCTCACGTCTCATGTCCGGAAGGTCTTCCCACCTTTCATTGGAGATGTGTGCAGTCATGACGACGGTCATCGATTTGACGCACGATGGCACAATGCTGGAGGCCATGGAGTCAACGTGCAACGATTTGCACGCGGGCGGACCTCGCCATGCAGCGCTGCCTGAACTCTCTGGCATCTCCTCCATTACCTCTGGACAGGTACCTTCTAAAAACCTCCTAACCACCCTTCCCTAGAATTAAACTGTGTGCCTGGACCTTACTACACTGACTGAACGGTAGCTGGCCTGTCTAATAAAGCTGTATGTAAGCCAGATAGACTCCTGAGAAATTAACgagtggtctagtgggtaaaacacttttCTATGAACCAGTTTCAAACCctacctactaccattgtgtccctgagcgagacacttaatcctgagtgtccctgtatctactagTTGTAAGACGTTCTGATTAAGgctgtatatgtaaaatgtTGTGCGTGAAGCAGTTTAATGGTCTGCTTCTCAGAGCGAGTCGTCAGATTGTCctgaacagcagcagctcaaAGTTTACCTGCGAGTGCGACCGTTCTCCAAGGAGGAACTAGGAACCAATGAAGATCAGGTAGGTGGCCGAGCTGGTGGTTTCAGGTACTGCCGGGCTGTACTGTCTCGCAACACCTCACCGTTTCAGGGCTGTGTTGCGTTGGAGAGCTCAGAAACCGTGGCTCTTCATGCACCCAAGGGCTCGGCCTCGATGAAGAACAGTGAGAAGGGTGTCGGCCAGCCCGTGCACAAGTTCAGCTTCACTCAGGTGcccgcacagacacacaaatgggGCCAAAGATGCAGTTTTGCATGGAACTTTAAGCACAGTCTTGTGTTCTGGTGCAGATTTTTGGGCCCGACATTGGCCAGGCTGATGTCTTTGATGGTACAATCAAGACCCAGGTCCTGGAGTTCCTCCAAGGGAAAAATGCTCTGGTGTTCAGTTATGGTGTAACCAATGCTGGCAAGACCCACACCATACAGGGTAAGGGGCAGGAGTCTTCCAATATTGCAGCCTGTTAATGTTCAcacatgagattttttttcttacccgTGCCTGTCGGTCCCAGGTTCTTCAAAGGACCCTGGTATCCTACCCAGGGCTCTAGATGTTCTGTTCAGGCACATTAGTGGGCACCAGTATGCTCACATGGACCTGAAGCCTTACCTCAGCTGCGACGTCCAGAGGCTTGACGTGGAACAGTTGAAACAGGAGAAAACTAGCAAGGCGGCCCTGTTCTCCATGCTCAGAGAGGTGAATGACCTCAGGAGTTCCTTCTTAAATCGAATCCAAAGTCGGACCATTCAAAGAAGTCAACGCTGATGTGGATATTATTAGACTGATTggctttgtacatttttttaagtagAGTTTAAAAAGTActtgtttttagtttttgtttgtacatttttaggAGTCTGAGCCCCAGAGGAAGAGCAGGTCGAGAAGCAGCAGCTCTTCCTCTGTCTCCAGCTTATGCTTTTCTGGGGTCTCCTATGACCAGAcaggttcattttatttatttcattcatcttttaaaTTCCAGAATAtggttatttaattttttttacgtttcCATCTAGAGTTTTCCAGTGAAGACCTGCGTTTTCAGTACTCTGTGTGGGTGGCGTTTTATGAGATCTACAACGAATACGTCTACGACCTGCTGCAGCCCTCAGTCACCTCGAAGGCAAAGAAACGCCCGGCGCTGAGGGTCTGTGAAGATGGCAGCGGCAACTCCTACGTCAAAGGTACACGCTTCATTTGGATTTTTCTCCACCTTCCCCCCCTCTCCCCGGTTCGTGTTGATCCGTTCTGTGTGGATCAGATCTGCGGTGGGTGAATATCCAGAACTCTGAAGAGGCCTGCAAGGTCCTGCGTGCCGGCAACAAGAACCGCAGCTCGGCCTCCACCAAGATGAACCAGTTGTCCAGCCGAAGGTGAAGCTGGAACCACCGCTCTGCACGTTTTTGTCGCCCTTTTTGAGCCCAGTTTGTATTTGGTCTCCACAGCCACAGTATCTTCACGGTCAAGCTCCTCAAGATCGACGGCGCTGATGTTCAGGGGATGTCTGAGTGAGTGTTTCCAGTCACAGCACCTCAATGGTGAACGCGTTACCGCAACCTGCTCCATTCTTCTAGGCTCTCCCTCTGCGATCTGGCCGGTTCGGAACGATGCAACAAGACCAACACTTTCGGGGAGCGTCTGAAGGAGGCAGGCAACATCAACAACTCGCTGCTCATCCTGGGGAAGTGCATCGCAGCCCTCCGGAACCACAGCCATGGGTGCGGTTTCAAAACGCTTATTTTTGTTACCTCACCGCATTGGTTGATTCCGTTCATCTGCTTCTATcgcccgtgttttttttttttttttttttttttttttcccagggtGAAGAGCAGCTACGTCCCGTTTCGGGAGAGCAAGCTGACTCGCCTTTTCCAGTCTGTGTTCTGTGGGAAAGGACGTGCCTCCATGATAGTCAACATCAACCAGTGTGCCTCAACGTACGACGAGACTCTGCAGGTCATGAAGTTCTCGGCCATTGCCAAGCAGGTTTGGCTTCTTAGATTTATATACTACGTTCCTGTTTGCTAAATAAGTTTTTTTTGGAGAACTCATTAGGATACTGAAAAAGAAGAAATCCTACATCTCATTTGTACTATGTCCTTGATTTAATTTGGTCAACTTTCAACTAAATTTTTGAATGGTAGGTTGTCCAGGTCATCCAACCCCGTTCGCTGGAACCACTGACCCCCCGTCTCCTCGGGCGAAATGGAAAACCGTTGCTAAGGGACGGTGTGATCGATGCCCAGGCAGTGGATGACTACCTGTCAGAGGAGGAACTTCTGGACGAAGAAGACGAGGCCGACGTGTCCATATTACCTCAGGAGGTACTTGACCTGACTCACCTTTCTCCAATTGTCACTGGTTTCCTTGGACTAGAAAAACTTCCATTCTTCCTAAAGGATCTGTTATCGGTTGTTGAGAACCTGCGGGCAAAGCTGCTGGCCGAGCGTAGGAAGAACCTGGTACAGGAGATCCAGATTCGTAAGGAGATGGGTGATGCCATGCTGCAGCAGCTCATGGAGAGCGAGGAGCAGCACAGGTCAGCCAGGAATTATTAGGCTCCTTATTCCGAGGAGGCTACGTAGAAAGCTGACCTTCATCTGGAACGTTCAGTCGTCAGATCGAGGAGCTGAAGGACAGCTATGCCGAGAAGCTGGAGAACACGTTCGAGCTCTACAAAGAGGCGCTGAAGGACCACGCCTACCAGTGCGCCGTGGAGCGCCTGGAGGAAGACTACATCCCCATAGAGGAGCTGAACACTGCGCAGGACCGAGAGCAGGTGGAGTATGGCGCCCCCTGTGTTTTAGTACGGTTCtgagttctgttttttttttttttttacgctgcCGCTCTGGTTCTCTGGTCAGGAGCTGAAGAGCCAgctgaaggaggtggaggagaagctgcGGCGGTCCGAGGCGGGTCCTGCGCTGACCCAGGAGAGCTCCACTCAGACGGGAAACGACCAGGCAGCACCTCAGGACTCTGGTACCGTACACGATAGTCAGTAACTTGCTTGATCGTGGATTTGAGAGCGCTGCCTTCTGTGATTCTGGCCTTGGTCTGCTTTCGGTCAGATGCAGAGCGGTGTAAACTCCTCTACAAGGAGAAGTGTGCTGTGGAAAAGCTCTGCGGTGAGAAGCAGGAGGTAAATAGATTTATTTCAGGTTGTATGATCTGTGGAGATCTGCTGGGCCACGTCAtgatgccgtgtgtgtgtgtgtcgcagcTCATCGTGTCCCTGGAGGGCCGGATCTCCGAGCTTAATGAGACTCTGCAGGAGGCGGGGGAGAGCTACATGGAGAAACTCACTCAGGTCCAGACCCTGCAGAACAAACTGGTGTACCAGGTGAACACTAAACTGCTGGCACGCTTAAATGTGATCTTGCTATGAAAAGTCCCAACGTTCTAGACAGTGTATGGACTGATTTCAATAaggttttaaaagtgaaagtgaagtcattgtgaaacactgcagcacagcacacggtgacacaataaaatgtgtcctgtatTTAAtaatcacctttggtgagcagtgggcagccatgacaggtgcccggggagcagtgtgtggggacagtgctttgctcggtggtaccttggcggactggaattcgaaccggcaaccttctgattatggggaacttccttaaccgctaggccaccaccaattTAAACAGGATGCTGATATATGTGGAATAATAGTTTTGACACCCTTTGGTTATGTAGTCTTACAATGTCAACACTCAGGTGTCTCCAGATAGTGagattatatttatttgaaattatatttctattaAGCACTTAAACTGTTACGTCCTTTTGAagtcattgttttgtgggtAATAATTGAAACATTTTCCCGTGACTGGTTGAGATGTTGGTGAGTaagacactctcctatgaaccagaagaccacagactcacaggttcaaaccctacttggtaccattgtgtccatgagcaagacacttaaccctgagtgtctccagggggactgtccctgtcaaaACTGGTTGTAAtgccactctggataaggacgtctggtaaatgtaaattttacttGTAAATGCTCTTCTGTACGTTTCGGCATAATCCTACAGATCGGTATGccattttctggatttttggattttatttttgattttaaGGAGCGAGAGACTGAGCATCTGCAGTGTGAGCTCACAGAGAAGGAGGCGGAGCTGTGCTCCCTGAGGGAGGAGCTGGTTCGACTCTCCCAGAGTTCTGCGGAACAGTCCAGGCCGCGGCGGGGGCTGCTGGCCAACATAAAGGAGTCTGTGACGTCGCCCCGGAAAAACGCACTGTGTCGCAGCCTGAGGAAGTCTGTCCGATCTACGCCTTCGCTGAAGAAAAAACCTAGCTGAGGCACATGTTCATACTTcagtttttttactttcaatatctgtgtttttaaatgttttttagggTTTGTCCAATAAATtgcttttattatattaatattttatattaaagtcTGTGGTTTAATTTTCAATTTTAATGTTCCCTGTTATGCGTGTGATCAACAAAAAGGGCTTATGGCTTTTGTTTGAAGTTGGTGTGAACTTTCAGAACAATAACAAACATAGTTTATTACAAAAATcttcatttaatttcagttaGTGACGTCGCAACAGGCTTGGAAAATGAATATTTCCTGTTGCTGGACCAAGACGTTCCATCTCTGGTATCATTTCATGTAGAAACTGTGGGGACGCAACAGCAGTCTTCAGGAGTTGTGGGGGGTCTGTCCTGTATGGAGGTTCTAGTTCATGGCGAGTTCCTTGGTGGGTGGATGCAGCACCTGCCGTGCTGCACTGTGAACATTTTAAAGCATAAAGTGCTAATTTGTAAAACGTGGGCTGACTAATCCTGAAAAGTTTCATGTGTGCTTCATTTCTGGGTTTTATGAGAACATTTAAATGTCAAGCTCAAAGTCTGAAATTCTGAAAAATTAGGCAGGCagcgggttcaagtccctgctGGTCTCATGGCTGTTGCTGGTACTGGCCCTCTGTGGCTGTGGTGAAGTCCTCTAGAACGCTCTGCAGGTAGTCGAAGGTGGGCCGCTGTTCTGCGGCAGCGAGCCAGCACGTCTTCATGGTGTCATAGAGCTCCGGGGGGCAGTTATCAGGGCAGGGCATCCGGTAACCCCGCTGAACCCGGGCCATCACCTCACTGTTGCTCATTCCTGGGTGACAGCATAAGGACAGACATTTCATTCGTTATAACCATATATTCTTTATAACCATATATCTCCAGAAATTTAGACCTTTGTTTGAatattaaaagttttttttttttttttaccaagcaGCTCAAACGGtttgatctggaatttgtccccttataacatcataaggggaaaggttacctcctgtttctcatgctttttttcaCCCAgtgaatttcccacccctccaataaaacattatctccaccgaccgtcatggcttggaAACgagcagttgctcagtgattggatgtaaaaattagtacgaatgtatttttttagttccatgaTGTGAGATTCTGAACCAGTgcgttctttttattttcttctggaaaaaaaaaataaaaatactcatGACTTCCTGCCTGTGCCAAACGTTGTTGTTGGTGACTTGGCGAATgcctgctcaacttctataggctgctctcctcctcatcccaacattctcctcctcattcgcatttaaatatacagacacagaaatggcgcgtcctgggaaatctcattgtgggactggatcaaagtggctgtaattctgcaccaaggctgaattttggagaGAGACTCCAAATTTCAGACAGCTATACTGAGCCCACAAAAtgactttgttttattttttgtctttatgcatgcatgcacatttacagcatttatcagacgcccttatccagagcgatgttacaatcagcagttacagggacagtccccacctggagacactcagggttaagtgtcttgctcagggacacaatgttagtaagtgggttttgaacctgggtcttaggcaagtgtgttacccaccaggctactaccccACATATTTAGCCACTATTGTGAAACCTCTATGTGTGACAAGTGGCTGAACTTGCAAAAGGAAAGTAATACATTTCCCACTCAAGTAGAATCCTTCTCTATAATATCAGATGTAACTACCCTTATCTATGAACACAGGTCACCCTGATACTtcttcagtccctagtaatctcaggactggattactgtaactcccttctagcaggtctacctacctctacaactaatacagaatgcaacCTTCCCAAACTCCCCACACCAGCCCACTGCTACATTACCTCCCACTTCAGGTTCAAAGTACTGATGCCTATAAAGCCAaacatcctacctcacagtctttattataccttgcactgcacctcatattctctgagcctccagtattgctcacctggtccctccaccactgAAAGTACGAAGTGACTGAAAgtcttgaagtgaagtgattgtcacttgtgatactcagcagcactgcacatggtgcacacagtgaaatttgtcctctgcacttatcccatcactctgagtgagcagtgggcagccatgacaggcgcccggggagcagtgtgtggggacggtgctttgctcagttgcaccttggcggattgggattcgaacctgcaaccttctgattacagggccacttccttaaccgctaggccactactgctaccgcttggcccctaggtggttgAATGAACTTCAaccagaacagctcagtcactgagtattttcaaattatggcttaacaccttcctctttagagaatattctGATTAACTTGTACCTTTAGGagcagtggtagcctagaggTTAAAGAAACGGAAGCTTTGAATCCCGACCCtccgaggtgtcactgagcagagcaccgtccccacactctgctccccgggcacctgtcatggctgcccactgctcaccaagagtgatggttaaaagaagaggacacattttattgtgtcaccgtgtgctgtgctgcagggtttcacaatgactgtcacttcactttcactttaacttttttatAGTTTCATTTATGTAAGAAatactacaacagagtgaataaaatgagtgTATTCATGGTTGAAGTCCTAGTGAAGCAGAACTGATAacttgatggtaacatgaaagcacgctgtaaatctgccaaatgccttaaatggaaatgtaaaaaaattaacatgcaTTTCAATAATTTTGCCAGCAGATGGCACACTGGGACAACAGTCCCTGGCTCCCACCCCCCTGTCACCTCTCACCTGGGTATGGCATTCTCCCATACGTGACGATCTCATACAGCAGGATCCCGAAGGACCACATGTCTGATTTGATGGTGAAAGAGCCGTAGTTTATCGCTTCTGGGGCCGTCCACTTGATGGGGAACTTTGCTCCtttaccataaaaaaaaccaaGACAACAACAAATAATGTGGGGGATTTGCTAATATTTTGTCTACCAGTTATGCAAATGATGTggaaattatgcaaataatCAAGAGTTTATACCCTCTTTGGCAGTGTACGTGTCGTCCTCAATGATGCGAGCCAGGCCAAAGTCGGCGATTTTACACAACAGACTCTCAGACACCAGGACGTTGGCGGCACGGAGGTCCCTGTGGATGAAGTTTTTCTTTTCGATGTACGCCATCCCCTCAGCAATCTGAggacagtctcacacacacacacacacacacacacacacgcatgacAGACTTTGTCCCCCTGAGCACTAGAGCTTACAGTTCctgacacacactcaacactgaCTTCATTCTGAGCACCACACCTGTGCAGAGAAGTCCAGCAGTTTGGGCAGAAGTTGCTTCCGTCCCGCTGGGCTTTTCAGGAAGTCCAACAAGCTCCCTGCAGCAGAAACCACGGGCTGGATGAGATCACGACAACGAAGGGTGAACAGAAAGGCAGGTCTGCAGCCTGTGGCCTTTATGCAAATGTGCATCGCAGGGGATGTATTTCTGTAGTTCTGAATGCAGCTGTGTCCCCGTTTCCTGGACGTTGTGGTACACGGCGACTGCATTCATTCACAACTAGGGGCGTTGAATTGAATCTCATAATCAATACATCCATAATCAAGACATTCAGACCTAGTCAATTCTGCATTGATgtggtgcagaacataatcgattacatcataatgatgttgcttggtggttttctggcGATGGTATGAAAATTAAAGTTAAAAATTAGTGCCAGTATTGACTGTAGCGGCCTGATCTGCTTTAGGTCTGTTTTCGGAGTCGTCCATACAGACGTTCCAAATGGTGTTTGCTCGTTGCTGTCTAATGCTCATCAGGATTTAGACAAAAATTGATAGCAAGAAAACGTTCATGCATTTAGTCCGTGCTCATCTGAAgccacaaacacataaaaatgtctgGTTCTGATGTCCATGTAaatgaggccttaactctcTTAATGTAAAAATTGGATTCTATTcaattatgattattaatgcaTCGATAAGCAATGCATTAACAACCGCAATTGAATAAATCGATTATCGGTGCATTAATAATCAATTAGAATccaatcgtgagaccagtgaaggttcacacctctactcaTGACAACATATGACACTGAAAGTGGCGAAGCCCGTTTTCTGCCACCAAATGCGTGCCAGCGGGGCTGTTTGTGAGCGTACCGTTCGCCATGAACTCTGTAATGATGAATATGGGCGGGGTCTTGGTGACCACGGCATAGAGTCGGACCAGCCTCTCATGCTGCAGGCTCTTCATGAGCTCGGCCTCCTGCAGGAAGGCCTCTACGGACATGGTGCCCTCCTTCAGGGTCTTCACCGCCACCTTTGTGCTGTTGTTGTATATCGCTGAGATggacaaaaatgttttacattttatcaattttttcacttttagaATGTCAGTTCTTGCAC
Coding sequences within it:
- the LOC114767371 gene encoding kinesin-like protein KIF20A, giving the protein MTTVIDLTHDGTMLEAMESTCNDLHAGGPRHAALPELSGISSITSGQSESSDCPEQQQLKVYLRVRPFSKEELGTNEDQGCVALESSETVALHAPKGSASMKNSEKGVGQPVHKFSFTQIFGPDIGQADVFDGTIKTQVLEFLQGKNALVFSYGVTNAGKTHTIQGSSKDPGILPRALDVLFRHISGHQYAHMDLKPYLSCDVQRLDVEQLKQEKTSKAALFSMLREESEPQRKSRSRSSSSSSVSSLCFSGVSYDQTEFSSEDLRFQYSVWVAFYEIYNEYVYDLLQPSVTSKAKKRPALRVCEDGSGNSYVKDLRWVNIQNSEEACKVLRAGNKNRSSASTKMNQLSSRSHSIFTVKLLKIDGADVQGMSELSLCDLAGSERCNKTNTFGERLKEAGNINNSLLILGKCIAALRNHSHGVKSSYVPFRESKLTRLFQSVFCGKGRASMIVNINQCASTYDETLQVMKFSAIAKQVVQVIQPRSLEPLTPRLLGRNGKPLLRDGVIDAQAVDDYLSEEELLDEEDEADVSILPQEDLLSVVENLRAKLLAERRKNLVQEIQIRKEMGDAMLQQLMESEEQHSRQIEELKDSYAEKLENTFELYKEALKDHAYQCAVERLEEDYIPIEELNTAQDREQELKSQLKEVEEKLRRSEAGPALTQESSTQTGNDQAAPQDSDAERCKLLYKEKCAVEKLCGEKQELIVSLEGRISELNETLQEAGESYMEKLTQVQTLQNKLVYQERETEHLQCELTEKEAELCSLREELVRLSQSSAEQSRPRRGLLANIKESVTSPRKNALCRSLRKSVRSTPSLKKKPS
- the rps20 gene encoding small ribosomal subunit protein uS10, coding for MAFKDSGKAPVEAEVAIHRIRITLTSRNVKSLEKVCADLIRGAKEKSLKVKGPVRMPTKTLRITTRKTPCGEGSKTWDRFQMRIHKRLIDLHSPSEIVKQITSISIEPGVEVEVTIADA